In Sphingomonas psychrotolerans, the following proteins share a genomic window:
- a CDS encoding SRPBCC family protein gives MSDVRDDAPSYVSKDSDVQKSEAQQGEGTVWGRTISIMRPRDELYAFWRDFRNLPAFMENIVAIEPVDTGRSRWTVKGPNGDYQWTSVITEDRPGEALAWASDDGDVKNSGRIEFRDGPPGHGTYVRAILAYDPPAGFIGKAIAKLTQKEPQISATRDLRRFKQLMETGEIATTTPPNREPHS, from the coding sequence ATGAGCGATGTACGCGACGACGCGCCGTCCTATGTCTCGAAAGACAGCGACGTTCAGAAAAGCGAGGCGCAGCAGGGCGAAGGCACCGTCTGGGGACGGACGATTTCGATCATGCGGCCTCGCGACGAACTCTACGCCTTTTGGCGGGACTTCCGGAACCTTCCAGCCTTCATGGAGAACATCGTCGCGATCGAACCGGTGGATACCGGTCGCTCGCGCTGGACAGTGAAGGGACCCAATGGCGACTATCAATGGACGTCGGTGATCACCGAAGACCGGCCGGGCGAAGCGCTCGCCTGGGCTTCCGACGACGGCGACGTCAAGAATAGCGGCCGGATCGAGTTCCGCGACGGTCCGCCGGGGCATGGCACCTATGTCCGCGCGATCCTGGCCTACGATCCGCCTGCCGGCTTCATCGGCAAGGCGATCGCCAAGCTGACCCAGAAAGAGCCGCAGATCAGCGCCACGCGCGACCTGCGGCGCTTCAAGCAGCTGATGGAAACCGGCGAGATCGCGACGACCACGCCGCCCAATCGCGAGCCCCATAGCTGA